In the Mya arenaria isolate MELC-2E11 chromosome 11, ASM2691426v1 genome, one interval contains:
- the LOC128207812 gene encoding uncharacterized protein LOC128207812: protein MDSDRDSERLFSLRLSRVMGDIGVNSWMIARRRRTYLRIEKMENVHSFMRDENATIYIFGSQSEATTTLGIESDIDQLICDNNEHISLDWSEWQYGKLNLLVLKNELTPPQHCYLHRLRYDRPLSAVQTLGPDDVLDGEGRVLLTNIRVRDQDIFQSLNESGVVLRHGPSMSNDEKRDYVDGYHCGKLPKECQFMFNRPRPGHWPRPDILNKARQTGVFLVPQGYTESPAKQSKCKSTAFMVPSKLTNYPYSKWQWRFSTSLMERCLMFDFNTVQVKVYTLTKILRKTYFKPVFGDRFSTFHIKTAMMFTIENYPVDMWREDNIVKCVCLLLTTLKRWLKQKLCPHFTISGVNLLVGKLHSWELPKLSSIISNLINTKLLCLFYTDMDNIGLRLLQCSSLENIPCLNVSTRTQTCGAVLHELLLNEMCNLTVCTENIVTNHSVADIVNFCLSLQSMSISNSDLGHEVFPLLIPFLRSTVATVLTSMCIYLGQPITQDIFHWYQLSLNSDLMSSRLKFASMLFCREEYEEAAEVLTNCEGLLGPEVWQCCGHKGMKYLVPSTKLKNKLVTLSAIEAVTKHTMVCITFTKAEINCIPQHLTYEMLRSIEAEHGQHYIDWKNNVVIDCIPFLYYLQHLTYRELSQHRRAQAALHNLHEYTTGTLHGHIDTAFNMLGHCFELQNRLDLAWMCYGRSLEIYDRDNVSIWHAARILHQFLRC, encoded by the coding sequence ATGGATAGTGATAGGGATAGTGAGAGACTGTTTTCCCTGAGATTGTCCCGTGTGATGGGGGATATTGGGGTCAACAGCTGGATGATTGCCAGGAGGAGGAGAACATACCTGAGGATAGAGAAAATGGAAAATGTGCATAGCTTTATGAGGGATGAGAATGCTACTATATACATATTTGGAAGTCAGAGTGAGGCCACAACAACATTAGGGATAGAATCTGACATTGACCAGTTGATATGTGATAACAATGAACATATCAGCCTCGACTGGAGTGAATGGCAGTACGGAAAGCTAAACCTTCTGGTGCTAAAGAATGAGCTCACTCCTCCTCAACATTGCTACTTGCATAGACTGAGATATGACCGTCCTTTATCAGCAGTACAAACGTTGGGTCCTGATGATGTGCTAGATGGCGAAGGGAGAGTTCTATTGACTAACATTAGGGTTAGAGATCAGGACATTTTTCAGAGTTTAAATGAATCTGGTGTGGTATTACGACATGGTCCATCAATGTCAAATGATGAAAAGCGTGACTATGTCGATGGTTACCACTGTGGCAAATTACCAAAGGAATGCCAGTTTATGTTCAACAGACCACGCCCTGGACACTGGCCCCGACCCGACATACTGAACAAGGCCAGGCAGACTGGAGTCTTCCTAGTGCCACAGGGATACACTGAGAGCCCAGCTAAGCAATCAAAGTGTAAATCTACAGCTTTTATGGTTCCTTCAAAGTTAACTAATTACCCATATTCAAAATGGCAGTGGAGATTTTCAACTTCATTGATGGAAAGGTGTTTAATGTTTGACTTTAACACAGTTCAAGTGAAAGTATATACCCTTACCAAAATATTGCGAAAAACGTATTTTAAACCTGTGTTTGGAGACAGATTCAGCACATTTCATATAAAGACTGCAATGATGTTCACAATAGAAAATTACCCTGTAGACATGTGGAGGGAAGACAACATTGTCAAATGTGTGTGTCTACTCTTGACAACGCTGAAAAGATGGTTGAAACAGAAGCTCTGTCCCCACTTTACAATATCTGGGGTTAATCTGTTGGTGGGAAAGTTACACAGTTGGGAGCTTCCGAAACTAAGCAGCATCATTTCCAATCTCATCAACACCAAACTGCTGTGTCTATTTTATACTGATATGGACAATATTGGCTTAAGATTGCTACAGTGCTCAAGTCTTGAAAACATACCATGTCTGAATGTGAGCACAAGAACCCAGACCTGTGGTGCTGTTCTACATGAACTGTTGTTAAACGAAATGTGTAACCTTACAGTTTGTACTGAAAATATTGTTACTAATCATTCAGTAGCTGACATTGTAAACTTCTGTTTGAGCCTACAGAGTATGTCTATTtccaacagtgaccttggccatGAAGTATTTCCTCTGCTGATCCCATTCCTACGCAGCACCGTTGCCACCGTGCTGACTTCAATGTGCATCTACCTGGGTCAACCAATCACACAGGATATCTTCCACTGGTACCAGCTTTCACTGAACTCTGACCTTATGTCCAGCAGGTTGAAGTTTGCCTCCATGTTGTTCTGCAGAGAGGAGTATGAAGAAGCTGCAGAAGTTCTGACTAACTGTGAGGGCCTGCTGGGACCAGAAGTGTGGCAGTGCTGTGGACATAAAGGAATGAAATATCTGGTACCAAGCACTAAGTTGAAGAACAAGTTGGTCACATTGTCAGCCATTGAAGCAGTAACGAAACACACAATGGTGTGTATAACCTTTACAAAAGCAGAAATAAACTGCATCCCACAACATCTTACTTATGAAATGCTTAGAAGTATTGAAGCTGAACACGGACAACATTATATCGATTGGAAGAACAATGTTGTCATTGACTGCATCCCATTCCTGTACTACCTACAACATCTCACTTACAGGGAACTGAGCCAGCACAGGAGAGCACAAGCGGCGCTTCATAACCTACATGAGTACACAACAGGAACACTCCACGGCCACATTGACACAGCCTTCAACATGCTGGGCCATTGCTTTGAACTACAGAACAGGCTGGACCTGGCTTGGATGTGCTATGGCAGATCACTGGAAATCTATGACCGAGACAATGTCTCCATATGGCATGCAGCCAGAATACTACATCAGTTTTTACGTTGCTGA